In a single window of the Biomphalaria glabrata chromosome 13, xgBioGlab47.1, whole genome shotgun sequence genome:
- the LOC106073307 gene encoding MICOS complex subunit Mic10-like isoform X1, protein MASKRSEDVYGQKVDRCMYNALIKLVSGVGIGIVVSAFLFKRKPWPVILGAGLGTGMGISDCNHEFKGHVPVKPVPVEPKVIFHKKIPLVTTLENKASPVKELLTKKPKFIHRPKTDVEKHSGKKFMYREIDDDDDDDDEEEDDD, encoded by the exons ATGGCGAGTAAAAGGTCAGAGGATGTTTATGGACAAAAGGTCGATCGTTGTATGTATAATGCTCTAATTAAACTTG TTAGCGGTGTTGGTATCGGCATTGTTGTCTCTGCATTTCTTTTCAAAC gCAAGCCTTGGCCAGTCATTCTTGGAGCTGGCTTAGGAACTGGAATGGGAATCTCTGACTGTAACCATGAGTTCAAAGGTCATGTCCCAGTGAAGCCAGTGCCAGTAGAA CCTAAAGTGATCTTCCATAAGAAAATACCTTTGGTGACTACCTTGGAAAACAAAGCTTCCCCTGTCAAAGAACTGCTAACCAAGAAGCCCAAATTTATTCACCGACCCAAAACTGATGTTGAGAAACATAGTGGGAAAAAATTTATGTACAGGGAAAtagatgacgatgatgatgatgatgatgaagaggAGGATGATGATTGA
- the LOC106073308 gene encoding DNA-directed RNA polymerase II subunit RPB4-like, protein MAAQAPQQSTSSETQEEDASELQFPKEFENAETLLISEVQMLLDHRKQQNESAEEEQEQSEVFMKTLNYCERFSKFKNRETIAAVRSSLMQKKLHKYELAALANLCPETAEEAKCLIPSLEGRFEDEELQQILDDIKTKRSFQY, encoded by the exons ATGGCCGCGCAGGCACCGCAACAATCTACTTCAAGTGAAACACAAGAAGAAGATGCGTCTGAGTTACAGTTTCCAAAAG AGTTTGAAAATGCTGAAACATTACTCATATCTGAAGTACAAATGCTTCTAGATCACAG GAAGCAGCAAAATGAAAGTGCTGAAGAGGAACAGGAGCAGTCAGAAGTGTTCATGAAGACATTAAACTACTGTGAACGGTtcagtaaatttaaaaacagaGAAACCATTGCCGCAGTTAGAAG ttcTTTAATGCAAAAGAAGTTGCATAAGTATGAATTGGCTGCCTTGGCCAATCTTTGTCCAGAAACAGCAgaggaagccaagtgcttaataCCAAG cttggaAGGTAGATTTGAAGATGAGGAACTGCAACAGATCTTAGATGacatcaaaacaaaaagaagtttTCAGTATTGA
- the LOC106073307 gene encoding MICOS complex subunit Mic10-like isoform X2 codes for MASKRSEDVYGQKVDRCMYNALIKLVSGVGIGIVVSAFLFKRKPWPVILGAGLGTGMGISDCNHEFKGHVPVKPVPVEVTSETS; via the exons ATGGCGAGTAAAAGGTCAGAGGATGTTTATGGACAAAAGGTCGATCGTTGTATGTATAATGCTCTAATTAAACTTG TTAGCGGTGTTGGTATCGGCATTGTTGTCTCTGCATTTCTTTTCAAAC gCAAGCCTTGGCCAGTCATTCTTGGAGCTGGCTTAGGAACTGGAATGGGAATCTCTGACTGTAACCATGAGTTCAAAGGTCATGTCCCAGTGAAGCCAGTGCCAGTAGAA GTAACATCTGAGACATCATGA